The proteins below come from a single Candidatus Flexicrinis affinis genomic window:
- a CDS encoding DNA translocase FtsK encodes MAQRPTNGGRKPPAAPAEPTPPPMSRREKLEQFRVSPEFWDTVFDNIPPWTPEVIAVVLIMFGLVSFMALADVSGSAAMARAWGGALTSLFGYGAILVCLGIFMLGVWILLPRIGVHVKLGIHRILAIELAFFAILAMLHLAVGDTEFRAVARAGQGGGAIGGALSSVVTGMIGSAAAGLVFAIILGTAGAVALGFRREHFTRGLQRVGRALSRFRDRTDLRYRYAVNQRRVKAIVGQGRSPTSSIMRIKPNPEHIRPSLRDAQLPPLGLEESKIATLTAEEQALFSRPEKAGIDPSSIGTLLKEVSAEGYPLVQRPDGRVRRYFTVEGIKEQRKPIKRDAALPSITLLNEGELVVPDDEEINKNVVLIENTLLEFDIDVDIVNVRVGPTVTQYAVRPYVEAKDDLGATTLHRTRLSKIAALTNDLSLSLAAKRLRLETPVPGQNYLGIEVPNRMPSLVTLRSVYESKAFADAYAKRKTPLMVPLGRDVTGQPIGIDIATCPHLLVAGTTGSGKSVFMAATITALTLDNTPEQLRMVLLDPKMVELSRFNTLPHLIGPVETDIERIVAALKWCVTEMERRYKLLEEAGARHIEAFNAKMGPRRRKDQLPYIVIMVDEVGDLMMSRGEETEAAIARLAQMARAVGMHLVIATQRPSVDVLTGLIKANFPSRIAFAVASGVDSRVILDTGGADTLLGKGDMLYLAGDAAGPQRIQGCLVSDDEVREIVRHWRVWKQDAIDSGRLPRESSVPWERSLTYREFLAQTDPLLEDAIRLVVEEQEASASQIQRKLDLGYPRAARILDLLVELGIVGETINGGRSRKVLIPKGKDPFKDLIDERMGKS; translated from the coding sequence GTGGCCCAGCGCCCCACCAACGGCGGCCGGAAACCCCCGGCAGCCCCCGCCGAACCCACCCCGCCTCCGATGAGCCGGCGTGAAAAGCTCGAACAGTTCCGCGTCTCGCCTGAGTTTTGGGACACGGTGTTCGACAACATCCCGCCGTGGACACCGGAAGTGATCGCCGTCGTGTTGATCATGTTCGGCCTTGTGTCGTTCATGGCGCTGGCCGACGTGTCTGGCAGTGCGGCGATGGCGCGGGCGTGGGGCGGCGCGCTGACGTCGTTGTTCGGCTACGGCGCGATTCTCGTGTGCTTGGGCATCTTCATGCTCGGTGTTTGGATCTTGCTGCCGCGCATCGGGGTCCACGTCAAACTCGGGATCCATCGCATCCTCGCCATCGAACTGGCTTTTTTCGCCATCCTCGCGATGCTGCATCTGGCGGTCGGCGATACGGAGTTCCGCGCGGTGGCGCGTGCCGGTCAGGGAGGCGGTGCGATCGGCGGGGCGCTGAGCAGTGTCGTGACCGGCATGATCGGCAGCGCAGCGGCTGGCCTTGTGTTCGCTATCATTCTGGGGACGGCGGGCGCGGTGGCGCTCGGCTTTCGCCGCGAGCACTTTACCCGCGGCCTCCAGCGTGTCGGCCGTGCCTTGAGCCGCTTCCGCGACCGTACCGACTTGCGCTATCGCTATGCTGTCAATCAGCGCCGGGTGAAAGCGATCGTCGGGCAGGGGCGCAGCCCGACCTCGAGCATCATGCGCATCAAACCCAATCCGGAGCACATCCGACCGTCGCTGCGGGACGCGCAGCTTCCTCCGCTGGGGCTTGAAGAGTCGAAGATTGCGACGCTAACCGCCGAGGAACAAGCGCTGTTCAGCCGGCCCGAAAAAGCGGGCATCGACCCGTCGAGCATCGGCACGCTGCTGAAAGAGGTCAGCGCCGAAGGCTATCCACTTGTGCAGCGCCCGGATGGACGCGTGCGTCGCTACTTCACTGTCGAGGGTATCAAGGAACAGCGCAAACCGATCAAGCGCGACGCAGCCCTGCCTTCCATCACGCTGCTGAACGAGGGTGAACTGGTGGTGCCGGACGACGAGGAAATCAACAAGAATGTCGTCCTGATCGAAAACACGCTGCTTGAGTTCGATATCGACGTTGACATCGTTAACGTGCGCGTCGGGCCAACGGTGACGCAGTACGCGGTGCGCCCGTACGTCGAGGCCAAGGACGACCTCGGCGCGACCACGCTGCACCGCACGCGGTTGAGCAAGATCGCCGCGCTGACCAACGACCTGTCGCTGTCGCTGGCCGCCAAACGCCTGCGCCTCGAAACGCCCGTACCCGGGCAGAACTATCTCGGCATCGAGGTCCCGAATCGCATGCCGAGCCTCGTCACGCTGCGGTCGGTATACGAGAGCAAGGCGTTTGCCGATGCCTACGCCAAGCGCAAGACCCCGCTGATGGTGCCGCTGGGGCGCGACGTCACCGGCCAGCCCATCGGAATCGACATCGCCACCTGCCCGCACCTGCTCGTCGCCGGCACGACCGGGTCGGGCAAGTCGGTGTTCATGGCCGCGACGATCACGGCGTTGACGCTCGACAACACGCCCGAGCAGCTGCGTATGGTGCTGCTCGACCCGAAAATGGTCGAACTCAGCCGGTTCAATACGCTTCCGCACTTGATCGGCCCAGTCGAGACCGACATCGAGCGCATCGTGGCGGCGCTGAAGTGGTGCGTGACCGAAATGGAGCGCCGCTACAAACTGCTCGAAGAGGCCGGTGCACGCCACATCGAGGCGTTCAACGCGAAGATGGGGCCGCGCCGGCGCAAGGATCAACTGCCGTACATCGTCATCATGGTGGACGAGGTCGGCGACTTGATGATGAGCCGCGGCGAGGAGACCGAAGCGGCCATCGCCCGCCTTGCGCAGATGGCACGCGCGGTCGGTATGCACCTCGTGATCGCCACGCAGCGGCCCAGCGTCGACGTCTTGACCGGCTTGATTAAGGCCAACTTCCCGTCGCGCATCGCATTCGCGGTGGCGTCCGGCGTCGACAGCCGCGTGATCCTCGACACCGGCGGCGCAGACACGCTGTTGGGAAAGGGCGACATGCTGTACCTCGCCGGCGACGCGGCGGGCCCGCAGCGTATTCAGGGCTGCCTCGTCAGCGACGACGAAGTGCGCGAGATCGTCCGCCACTGGCGGGTGTGGAAACAGGACGCCATCGACTCCGGCAGGCTCCCGCGCGAGTCATCGGTGCCGTGGGAGCGCAGCCTGACCTATCGCGAGTTCCTCGCCCAAACCGACCCGCTGCTCGAAGACGCGATCAGGCTTGTGGTCGAGGAACAGGAAGCGTCCGCCTCGCAGATTCAACGCAAGCTCGATCTGGGCTATCCGCGCGCGGCACGCATCCTCGACCTGTTGGTTGAACTCGGCATCGTCGGCGAAACGATCAACGGCGGGCGAAGCCGCAAGGTGCTCATCCCCAAGGGCAAAGACCCGTTTAAGGATCTGATCGACGAACGCATGGGCAAATCCTAG
- a CDS encoding ABC transporter ATP-binding protein: protein MDDCVVQVREFTKKYGTFTAVNSITFDVGRGEVFGLLGPNGAGKTTTLECLEGLRQPDAGILRIMGLDPAHDAARLRDLTGVQLQSSAMPENITVREAMRFFCAYHGVAPRFDLIERFGLSAKFDTQFSMLSTGQKRRLALALAIAHRPQVLFLDEPTAGLDVSSRVELHDIIHELNSDGTTIILSSHDMAEVEKLVDRVAILLRGTIAAIGSPYDLTATGAGLTKITVQSEGDSLSDGHAFPGVQQHSIVDHHLVYFSTAPAKTVAALLEHLAQHDDALIDLRVERPSLEERFLEITRADHAAKPEVTR, encoded by the coding sequence ATGGATGATTGCGTTGTCCAAGTTCGTGAGTTCACCAAGAAGTACGGCACGTTTACAGCGGTGAACTCGATTACGTTCGACGTGGGAAGGGGCGAGGTCTTTGGTCTGCTTGGCCCCAACGGAGCTGGCAAGACCACAACGCTCGAATGTTTGGAAGGCCTGCGTCAACCCGACGCCGGCATTCTGCGCATCATGGGCCTCGACCCTGCACATGACGCCGCCCGCCTGCGCGATTTGACCGGCGTCCAGCTTCAGTCGTCGGCCATGCCGGAGAACATCACCGTGCGCGAGGCGATGCGCTTCTTCTGCGCGTATCACGGCGTCGCGCCGCGCTTCGACCTGATCGAGCGCTTCGGCCTCAGCGCCAAGTTCGATACGCAGTTCAGCATGCTCTCTACCGGGCAAAAACGGCGGCTTGCACTGGCGCTGGCGATCGCGCATCGTCCACAAGTGCTGTTCCTCGACGAGCCGACCGCGGGCCTCGATGTCTCGTCGCGCGTTGAACTGCACGACATCATCCACGAACTTAACAGCGACGGCACGACTATCATCCTGTCGTCGCACGACATGGCCGAGGTCGAGAAGCTGGTCGATCGCGTGGCGATTCTGCTGCGTGGCACGATTGCGGCTATCGGTTCGCCGTACGACTTGACCGCGACCGGCGCCGGCTTGACCAAAATCACCGTGCAGTCCGAGGGCGACAGCCTGAGCGACGGCCACGCGTTCCCCGGCGTTCAACAGCATTCCATCGTCGATCATCATCTGGTGTATTTCAGCACAGCGCCGGCCAAAACGGTGGCGGCGTTGCTTGAACATCTGGCGCAGCACGACGATGCGCTGATCGACCTGCGCGTCGAGCGGCCCTCGCTGGAAGAACGGTTCCTTGAGATCACCCGGGCAGACCACGCCGCGAAACCGGAGGTGACCCGGTGA
- a CDS encoding ABC transporter permease: MSAFAIHLNFEFRSGIRNRSLLLLYYLFPLGFYLMASMLMTGLNPDFRATLIPAMVLFTVLTSTFLGLPDPIVNARDAGIYRSYKIHGVPQLSILIIPVLTTILHTTIVSAIIVLTAPLLFDAVMPGNLLSFALGYLMAAFACASLGLLIGVIAPNSRATILLGQAFFLPSMMIGGLMFPAHLLPATLSKVSFLLPTTHAMNVINGWAPDGIVTLNPYVSAAALFAAGALALGIAIYLFSWDNQNRAPRNRALALIPLIPFVLALAVSYL, translated from the coding sequence GTGAGCGCCTTTGCGATTCATCTCAACTTCGAGTTCCGCAGCGGCATCCGCAATCGGTCGCTGCTCTTGCTTTACTACCTTTTTCCGCTGGGCTTCTACCTGATGGCGAGTATGCTGATGACCGGCCTCAACCCGGACTTCCGCGCTACCCTCATCCCGGCGATGGTGCTGTTCACCGTACTGACCAGCACGTTCCTCGGCCTGCCCGACCCGATCGTGAACGCGCGCGACGCCGGCATTTATCGCAGCTACAAGATTCACGGCGTCCCGCAGCTTTCGATCCTGATCATCCCGGTGCTGACGACGATCCTGCACACCACTATCGTGTCGGCCATCATCGTGCTTACCGCGCCGCTGTTGTTCGACGCCGTCATGCCCGGCAACCTGCTCAGCTTTGCGCTCGGCTACCTGATGGCGGCCTTCGCATGCGCGTCGCTCGGCTTGCTGATCGGCGTGATCGCGCCCAACAGCCGCGCGACGATCCTGCTCGGGCAAGCCTTCTTCCTGCCGTCGATGATGATCGGCGGCTTGATGTTCCCGGCCCACCTGCTGCCTGCTACCTTGTCGAAGGTCTCGTTCTTGCTGCCGACCACGCACGCCATGAACGTCATCAACGGCTGGGCCCCTGACGGCATCGTCACGCTGAACCCGTACGTCTCGGCCGCTGCGCTGTTTGCGGCAGGGGCGCTGGCGCTCGGAATCGCGATTTACCTGTTCAGTTGGGACAACCAGAATCGCGCACCGCGAAACCGCGCACTCGCGCTGATTCCGCTTATCCCGTTTGTGCTGGCGCTGGCAGTCTCGTACCTGTAG
- a CDS encoding DUF302 domain-containing protein, with amino-acid sequence MKAVLNTDFAHALEAVTAALKAEGFGVLTEIDVQATFKNKLNVDFRPYRILGACNPTLAHRALTATGEVGLLLPCNVTVTQLGAEEVEVSIVDPTAMMDIMQHPDLDAISVEAREKLQRVANALRSA; translated from the coding sequence ATGAAGGCTGTCCTCAACACCGATTTCGCGCACGCGCTGGAGGCCGTCACCGCCGCGCTGAAGGCCGAAGGGTTTGGCGTGCTGACCGAGATCGACGTGCAGGCCACGTTCAAGAACAAGCTTAACGTCGACTTCCGGCCCTATCGCATCCTCGGCGCGTGCAACCCGACGTTGGCCCATCGTGCGCTGACGGCCACCGGCGAGGTCGGCCTGCTGCTGCCGTGCAACGTCACCGTCACGCAGCTTGGCGCGGAGGAAGTCGAGGTCTCAATCGTCGACCCGACCGCCATGATGGACATCATGCAGCACCCCGACCTCGACGCGATCTCGGTCGAAGCCCGCGAGAAGCTGCAGCGGGTGGCAAACGCCCTGCGCTCGGCCTAA
- a CDS encoding class I SAM-dependent methyltransferase, whose amino-acid sequence MNTRELNRRAREQWDAKAEFWDMLHGYDGNQFHKELISPSAERLLDVKTGEVVLDLACGNGVFSRRLAELGAAVVATDFSAALIERAKARTTSANVTYKVVDATDESALLGLGVGRFDAAVCNMAIQDIADISPLMRALRRLVKPGGRFVITTSHPAFNMVGTAFIEERSERDGEIVYSKSLQLSSYLTEVAEEGLGAVGEPASHPYFHRPLHVLVNTACEAGWMIDRIEEPAFAEGSIGSRRLSWTEFPEFPPVLAIRLR is encoded by the coding sequence ATGAACACGCGTGAACTGAACCGGCGCGCACGTGAACAGTGGGACGCTAAAGCTGAGTTCTGGGATATGCTGCACGGCTATGACGGCAATCAATTCCACAAGGAGTTGATCAGCCCGTCCGCTGAGCGGCTGCTGGATGTCAAGACCGGCGAGGTCGTGCTCGATCTGGCGTGCGGCAACGGCGTGTTTTCACGCCGCCTCGCCGAACTCGGGGCCGCCGTGGTCGCCACCGACTTCAGCGCGGCGCTCATCGAACGGGCGAAAGCACGCACGACCAGCGCCAATGTCACCTACAAAGTGGTCGACGCGACCGACGAGTCGGCGCTGTTGGGACTGGGAGTCGGGCGTTTCGATGCCGCCGTGTGCAACATGGCCATTCAGGACATCGCCGACATCAGCCCCCTGATGCGCGCGCTGCGCCGCCTCGTCAAGCCGGGCGGACGCTTCGTCATCACGACGTCGCATCCGGCCTTCAATATGGTCGGAACCGCGTTCATCGAGGAGCGCAGCGAACGCGACGGCGAGATCGTCTACAGCAAGTCGCTGCAGTTGTCGTCGTACCTCACCGAAGTTGCGGAAGAAGGCCTCGGGGCTGTGGGTGAGCCCGCCTCGCATCCGTACTTCCACCGTCCGCTGCACGTGCTGGTCAATACAGCGTGCGAGGCCGGCTGGATGATCGACCGCATCGAAGAGCCGGCCTTCGCCGAAGGCTCGATCGGAAGCCGGCGCCTGAGCTGGACGGAGTTTCCCGAATTCCCGCCCGTGCTGGCGATCCGCTTGCGGTAA